One Gammaproteobacteria bacterium DNA window includes the following coding sequences:
- a CDS encoding glycosyltransferase family 2 protein: MSTRLRKAIYHPFSGIIRRKVTDQRRLGNKLVMTLLVKDEIDIVKRTIDHHYASGVDFIVATDNESTDGTYELL; the protein is encoded by the coding sequence ATGTCGACTCGCCTACGCAAAGCAATCTATCATCCATTTTCTGGGATTATAAGACGCAAAGTCACGGATCAGCGCAGGCTGGGAAACAAGCTGGTCATGACCCTGTTGGTGAAGGACGAAATAGATATAGTAAAAAGAACTATCGACCATCACTATGCATCCGGCGTAGATTTTATTGTTGCAACTGATAATGAATCTACTGATGGCACCTATGAATTACTTTAG
- a CDS encoding alpha/beta hydrolase → MPSISTLETSSGKTMVKTLGDPERATIIFVSGATLPCDVWDPLVEVLVDEGYQTVQYDLPNRGESFFDRHHSDFEAHIHQLTDVIGIQNQKGIILCGLASGALVVSEFASRQKSRQIQKVVLMAPDGADTHFTLREKLMSLPLLGKVLFSLLGPKSLLKRSIRYSPNEEIQERVRELLMKSMKNPGFRDAVFDTVNSFPIRSGLEVYKKLSQSAVPTTIIWGQEDQITPVHSAHVFEALFGPTNLHLLPDLGHLPFLEDPKKVAKLF, encoded by the coding sequence ATGCCATCGATAAGTACCTTAGAAACTTCCTCCGGCAAAACGATGGTCAAAACATTAGGAGACCCGGAGCGTGCGACCATTATTTTTGTTTCTGGCGCAACTCTACCGTGTGACGTTTGGGATCCTTTGGTGGAGGTTCTCGTAGATGAGGGTTATCAGACCGTTCAATATGATTTGCCCAACAGAGGAGAGTCATTTTTTGATCGCCACCATAGTGACTTCGAAGCTCATATACACCAACTGACCGACGTGATCGGGATTCAAAATCAAAAAGGCATTATCCTCTGCGGTTTGGCTTCGGGGGCTTTGGTGGTTTCGGAGTTTGCTAGTCGTCAGAAATCGCGCCAGATTCAAAAAGTGGTTTTAATGGCCCCGGATGGGGCCGATACGCACTTTACGTTGCGCGAGAAATTGATGAGTCTGCCACTCTTAGGGAAAGTTTTGTTTTCTCTTCTGGGCCCTAAGTCGCTGCTCAAGCGATCCATTCGATACTCTCCCAATGAAGAAATTCAGGAAAGGGTAAGAGAATTGTTGATGAAAAGTATGAAAAACCCGGGATTTCGAGACGCCGTTTTTGATACGGTTAACAGCTTCCCGATTCGCTCAGGGCTGGAAGTTTATAAGAAACTGAGTCAATCGGCTGTCCCCACCACGATTATCTGGGGGCAAGAGGACCAAATTACTCCTGTCCATTCTGCTCACGTGTTCGAAGCGCTTTTTGGTCCCACGAATCTTCACCTATTGCCCGACTTAGGCCACCTCCCTTTCTTGGAAGATCCGAAAAAAGTGGCGAAACTGTTTTAA
- a CDS encoding tetratricopeptide repeat protein, giving the protein MNRGISYVMPPIILLLGACSTIKVSTPVTHPAEVDMRNYKKVAIMEIEGNYGSHYRDRIKAKLAAENSFEVLDCAPIEREVKTTEEITTSSERNRKLNDIEKVAVIAGVLTGQNLGVTTTTPVEEKRIVTKTHIVKEENPACTKEKLLRTALITGKVAGQFTDKVDRESATCTRDKKKYPCNSYTRKSSITASGSIDLKDAESGKLIRSKSVQDICKDSTYATDQAPAQISETTLIEKCANQNSVAFSKIITPWTEYVRVAYKKDGDLPSLEKGINLIKLGKYNEAIATFQDAVKEAESKGLKGNVRAKAYWDLALAYEYSWQFDESLAAIDQAYILDSDDDYLREKANVMQLKQQREKLLQQSSFAEN; this is encoded by the coding sequence ATGAATAGAGGTATCTCATATGTCATGCCGCCCATTATTTTGCTATTAGGCGCATGTTCAACAATAAAAGTATCAACACCGGTTACACATCCTGCCGAAGTTGATATGAGGAATTATAAGAAAGTCGCCATTATGGAAATTGAGGGCAACTATGGTAGCCACTACCGCGACCGAATCAAAGCCAAACTAGCGGCTGAAAATAGTTTTGAAGTACTGGATTGCGCACCAATAGAGCGTGAAGTTAAGACAACAGAAGAAATAACAACTAGCAGTGAAAGGAATCGCAAGCTTAATGACATTGAAAAAGTTGCCGTAATTGCCGGGGTATTAACGGGACAAAACCTAGGTGTCACAACGACTACTCCGGTCGAAGAAAAACGAATTGTAACCAAGACACATATAGTTAAAGAGGAAAATCCTGCCTGCACGAAGGAAAAATTGCTTCGTACTGCGTTAATCACCGGTAAAGTAGCTGGTCAGTTCACAGATAAAGTAGATAGAGAATCAGCAACGTGCACAAGAGACAAAAAGAAATACCCATGTAATAGCTACACGCGCAAATCTTCTATTACTGCATCCGGTAGCATTGATCTCAAAGATGCCGAATCTGGGAAATTGATTCGCTCTAAATCGGTACAGGATATTTGCAAAGACAGTACCTATGCCACTGATCAAGCTCCTGCACAAATTAGTGAAACTACGTTGATTGAGAAGTGTGCAAATCAAAATTCGGTCGCTTTTTCCAAGATTATCACTCCCTGGACGGAGTATGTGCGGGTTGCATATAAAAAAGACGGTGATCTTCCCTCTCTTGAAAAAGGTATCAACCTAATCAAATTGGGAAAATATAACGAAGCAATTGCCACTTTTCAAGACGCTGTAAAAGAAGCAGAGAGTAAAGGTTTAAAAGGTAATGTACGGGCAAAAGCTTATTGGGATCTGGCCCTCGCATATGAATATAGCTGGCAATTTGACGAATCGCTTGCAGCAATAGACCAAGCCTATATTCTCGATAGTGATGATGATTATTTGCGTGAGAAGGCCAATGTCATGCAACTAAAGCAACAACGCGAAAAACTTCTCCAACAAAGCAGTTTTGCTGAAAACTAG
- a CDS encoding glycosyltransferase family 4 protein → MNSPQKLDIPTLIAQGQLDEAEKCCQTRISSEQVSAEDYYHLAIISSHRHQFPLTMAHLHKAVELAPDNLMYRFELSNLVFHQGSPKGALALYLQAFARLTRTADTNLRNIFLELLEIICTRPNSLEAGLAPHIANFGALYSANTNEGELNLMLGFVAQRLIGLDLATMPSRLLYLVFELLGYSQKGRKEYLDPIFNTVALPLLKALLKKENFHTALFLEYFIYIQHVKSVETEHCFKTVFEQLAPLMDAAGKRVSSDMPLPQRNADQEPRIAFFFHSGSILAHTQLVLTTLTPLKDMAIKPFIPEIFVAGNYCKDMDEAFSRIDVKVHWIGKQNQSAYDKLLMIKEKLRAASFDALVWVSLGVYMPFAFAMRIAPVQIWWAMKYHSIKLPSIDGYITGYSISKFKHIDGHIWRTSRYGISDWYDSGLADEASTIAKSYGENKTILGSFGREEKLDSPPFIESVCQLLKNNPNTVFLWTGRTELPSIKQLLTKHGVEKQSHFIGWVNTKVYAQVIDIFVDSFPFPCGYTAFEAMAAAKPVVFFDSREAYETGINGMIKPVIDGEMGTPEEQEDIRNIFQGSDLYPLASNTEQYISLTQRLIDDPEFRNAVGESNKRFMDAYLSDAPGMAHGYWEHFLEIIDEKREKQNF, encoded by the coding sequence GTGAATTCACCACAAAAACTAGATATTCCAACTCTGATTGCTCAGGGCCAACTGGATGAGGCAGAAAAATGCTGTCAAACACGCATCAGCAGTGAACAGGTAAGTGCCGAAGACTACTATCATCTCGCCATAATCTCCAGCCACCGACATCAGTTTCCGCTAACTATGGCCCATCTACACAAGGCGGTTGAATTAGCGCCCGACAATTTGATGTATCGGTTTGAATTGAGCAACCTGGTATTTCATCAGGGATCGCCTAAGGGAGCGCTCGCTTTATATCTACAGGCCTTTGCACGTCTGACTCGAACAGCCGATACAAATTTACGCAACATCTTTCTCGAGCTTTTAGAAATCATTTGCACTCGTCCCAACTCGCTTGAGGCCGGATTGGCTCCTCATATTGCAAATTTCGGCGCCTTGTATTCCGCTAATACGAATGAGGGTGAATTGAATTTGATGCTTGGTTTTGTTGCGCAACGACTCATTGGCCTGGATCTGGCAACAATGCCATCTCGCCTGCTCTACCTGGTATTTGAGCTACTCGGTTACTCACAAAAAGGTCGTAAGGAATATCTCGATCCAATCTTTAACACCGTAGCTCTCCCCCTGCTAAAAGCACTTTTGAAGAAGGAGAATTTTCATACCGCGCTTTTTCTCGAATACTTCATTTACATACAGCATGTAAAATCTGTAGAAACCGAACACTGTTTCAAAACCGTGTTCGAACAGTTGGCTCCACTGATGGATGCTGCAGGAAAACGCGTGAGTAGCGATATGCCATTGCCTCAACGGAATGCTGATCAAGAACCACGCATTGCCTTTTTCTTTCATAGCGGATCAATACTCGCGCACACGCAACTGGTGTTGACCACCCTAACGCCCCTCAAGGACATGGCAATCAAGCCATTTATCCCAGAAATCTTTGTCGCAGGAAATTACTGTAAAGATATGGACGAAGCATTTTCCCGTATAGACGTCAAAGTGCACTGGATAGGAAAACAGAACCAATCCGCCTACGACAAACTGCTTATGATAAAAGAAAAACTTCGTGCCGCATCGTTTGATGCACTTGTCTGGGTATCGCTTGGTGTTTACATGCCATTTGCGTTTGCCATGCGTATAGCGCCGGTTCAAATCTGGTGGGCGATGAAATATCACAGCATAAAACTACCATCTATTGACGGCTATATCACCGGCTATAGTATTTCCAAATTCAAGCATATCGATGGTCATATCTGGCGAACATCACGCTACGGTATAAGCGACTGGTACGATTCCGGGCTTGCAGATGAAGCCTCAACCATAGCCAAAAGTTATGGTGAAAATAAAACTATTCTAGGTTCCTTCGGACGCGAAGAAAAACTCGACAGTCCTCCATTCATTGAATCGGTATGCCAGCTTTTGAAAAACAACCCGAATACGGTCTTTCTCTGGACAGGGCGCACTGAACTTCCATCGATCAAACAGCTCCTGACTAAACACGGCGTGGAGAAACAGTCTCATTTTATCGGTTGGGTGAATACCAAAGTCTATGCCCAGGTGATAGACATTTTTGTCGATTCGTTTCCCTTTCCGTGCGGCTACACTGCATTTGAGGCCATGGCAGCAGCAAAACCTGTAGTGTTTTTTGATAGCCGAGAGGCCTATGAAACAGGTATCAACGGCATGATAAAGCCCGTAATCGATGGTGAGATGGGAACACCAGAAGAGCAAGAGGATATCCGCAACATTTTTCAGGGCAGTGACCTCTACCCCCTTGCCAGCAATACGGAACAGTATATTTCACTCACCCAGCGACTGATAGATGACCCTGAATTTCGCAACGCCGTCGGTGAATCCAACAAACGATTTATGGATGCCTATTTATCCGACGCGCCGGGAATGGCTCATGGATACTGGGAACATTTTCTTGAAATTATTGACGAGAAAAGGGAGAAGCAGAATTTTTAA
- a CDS encoding right-handed parallel beta-helix repeat-containing protein — MKSPRSLRHVAIRGLLVAVSFFPLQDVLALDYYVSPTGTATWAECTEITTPCNGKTAVSNAMAGDVVYFREGIYDPVTDPLQDWVDTPNQFKYEKLPWNPQHSGTAENPIVFKAYEGETPVFLDNIWSGAFGVINQEWIIFDGFTGTIVDDQDQVISLVVFLNAANIVIRNSDLMGVKKATHHNSALIRLDYSDNILIENNKIHDLNSYAETDPEFVELAVNASGILNFYSKNLIIRNNDIYNNHYGIWDKDTEQNNQYYNNHIWGGDTASTYCASGIQINNQIDEYGASQNARAYQNIIRDCAVGIYAYNGVAINNNIKIYNNTIVNQTANGNVGIFVSESSLGTSVYNNIVFGYALQLRYYTPLNERVSLSDYNLFYNDTTASWNIDYVTTYSSLSEWTVATSLDANSIVADPLFTNATGNQTVDFKLSTNSPAKGSGMANANIGAYLSEELVIGMNTASTDSATELTDTLQNNLTTETETTVPSKCSLSLVGIGLLLFGVVVSRYRRLDLEVTVLNHPGNIYERHK, encoded by the coding sequence ATGAAATCACCCCGCTCGCTTAGACATGTAGCCATTCGAGGTTTACTGGTAGCCGTTTCGTTTTTCCCCTTACAGGACGTGCTCGCGCTAGACTATTACGTCTCACCAACAGGAACCGCAACGTGGGCCGAGTGCACGGAAATTACCACGCCTTGCAACGGAAAGACCGCTGTCAGCAATGCCATGGCCGGTGATGTTGTCTATTTTAGGGAGGGAATCTATGACCCGGTTACGGACCCTCTTCAAGATTGGGTCGACACTCCCAACCAATTCAAGTACGAGAAGCTACCCTGGAATCCGCAACATTCCGGTACCGCTGAAAACCCGATTGTATTTAAAGCGTATGAAGGCGAGACGCCGGTATTCCTCGATAACATCTGGAGCGGCGCCTTTGGCGTTATCAATCAGGAGTGGATCATCTTCGACGGTTTTACCGGTACTATTGTCGATGACCAGGATCAGGTCATATCTCTTGTAGTCTTTCTAAATGCCGCCAATATCGTCATTCGAAACAGTGATCTTATGGGTGTTAAAAAAGCAACACACCACAACTCGGCCCTGATACGTTTGGACTATTCAGACAACATTCTTATCGAAAATAATAAAATCCATGACCTCAACAGTTACGCCGAAACAGACCCCGAGTTTGTAGAGCTAGCCGTTAATGCGTCCGGCATACTCAATTTCTATTCGAAAAATCTCATCATTCGCAACAACGATATATACAATAATCACTATGGTATTTGGGACAAAGACACGGAGCAAAATAACCAGTACTACAATAATCACATTTGGGGAGGTGACACCGCCTCTACTTATTGCGCAAGCGGTATTCAAATCAATAATCAGATCGACGAATACGGCGCGTCGCAAAACGCCCGCGCCTATCAGAACATTATTCGCGATTGCGCGGTCGGTATTTACGCCTATAATGGCGTTGCCATTAACAACAATATCAAGATCTACAACAACACCATCGTCAATCAGACTGCCAACGGAAACGTAGGAATATTTGTCAGCGAATCTTCGCTAGGTACGAGTGTCTATAACAACATTGTTTTCGGCTACGCACTTCAACTGAGATATTACACCCCGCTAAATGAGCGCGTGAGCCTTTCAGACTACAACCTCTTTTACAACGACACGACGGCAAGTTGGAACATTGACTACGTAACGACTTACAGCTCATTAAGCGAATGGACTGTAGCAACTTCGCTAGACGCAAACTCAATCGTTGCCGATCCCCTATTTACAAACGCCACCGGAAATCAAACTGTTGACTTCAAACTATCGACAAACTCTCCCGCCAAGGGCTCAGGAATGGCGAATGCGAACATCGGGGCATACCTTAGTGAAGAGTTGGTCATCGGAATGAACACAGCGAGTACCGATAGCGCGACTGAATTAACGGATACCCTGCAAAACAATTTAACCACGGAGACAGAAACAACCGTCCCGTCCAAGTGCTCCCTCAGCCTCGTTGGAATAGGGTTGCTTCTGTTTGGGGTGGTCGTTAGTCGGTATAGGCGCCTTGATTTAGAAGTTACTGTATTAAACCATCCAGGCAACATCTACGAGCGGCACAAATAA
- a CDS encoding DegT/DnrJ/EryC1/StrS family aminotransferase — translation MDTGNIFLKLLTRKGRSRIFKYPFLKPELAYGDALDKYLGELERTHIYTNYGPLNQRFQQRLLSEHFQDTGHCVTVNNATSGLIAAISMLRRQRRKFALMPSFTFAATPLAAMWAGLEPFFVDVNPDTWNMCHQSLEDAIAILGDDVAVIVPYSAMGNPIDVDYYEQHIANGLPVVVDAASSFGTRQNGKQFGHGFTGTVVYSFHATKTFGIGEGGLVYSSNEDTIAQIKRFGNFGFNDQRLSQFMGMNTKLSEFHAAVGLATLDTFEQTILKRRETLAQYRSAMDHHHMLERQWCVPKSSAELCYQFIPMCAPPGVDNIAITQKMAQNSIEIKNYFSPSCHQLPTFEEFGRVPLPHTEQLSRRVISLPVWSNMPRQVVDEIMETLNNA, via the coding sequence ATGGATACTGGGAACATTTTCTTGAAATTATTGACGAGAAAAGGGAGAAGCAGAATTTTTAAATACCCTTTTCTAAAACCTGAGCTAGCGTATGGTGACGCCCTGGACAAGTATCTAGGGGAGCTGGAAAGGACGCACATCTATACCAACTACGGCCCCTTGAATCAGCGTTTTCAGCAACGCCTACTATCCGAACATTTTCAGGATACGGGTCACTGCGTCACCGTCAACAACGCGACTTCCGGACTGATTGCCGCGATCTCTATGCTGAGGCGCCAGCGGCGCAAGTTCGCTTTAATGCCAAGTTTTACCTTCGCTGCGACTCCTCTGGCCGCGATGTGGGCTGGACTTGAACCGTTCTTTGTCGATGTCAATCCGGACACCTGGAATATGTGTCATCAATCACTGGAAGACGCGATAGCGATACTCGGCGATGATGTTGCCGTCATTGTACCCTACAGTGCAATGGGCAATCCGATTGATGTAGACTACTATGAACAGCACATCGCCAATGGATTGCCTGTTGTTGTCGACGCCGCCTCCAGTTTTGGAACACGCCAAAACGGTAAACAGTTTGGTCACGGATTCACTGGCACCGTCGTCTACAGTTTTCATGCAACGAAGACCTTCGGTATCGGTGAAGGTGGGCTGGTGTATAGCAGTAATGAGGATACCATTGCTCAGATAAAACGCTTTGGCAATTTTGGTTTTAACGATCAGCGGCTCTCCCAGTTTATGGGTATGAATACCAAGCTCTCTGAGTTTCATGCTGCAGTAGGACTTGCAACACTGGATACGTTCGAGCAGACGATACTGAAGAGACGGGAAACTCTGGCACAATATCGAAGTGCTATGGACCATCACCACATGCTTGAACGACAGTGGTGTGTTCCAAAGTCATCGGCCGAATTGTGCTATCAGTTTATCCCCATGTGTGCCCCTCCCGGCGTGGACAATATCGCCATAACACAAAAAATGGCGCAAAATTCGATCGAAATTAAGAACTATTTTTCACCCAGCTGTCACCAACTGCCAACCTTTGAAGAATTCGGCCGAGTGCCCCTGCCCCACACCGAACAGCTTTCCAGACGCGTAATCAGCTTGCCGGTTTGGTCTAACATGCCTCGTCAGGTAGTGGATGAGATTATGGAAACACTCAACAATGCCTAG
- a CDS encoding Ig-like domain-containing protein — protein MKAFRMAALLSFLFLSTLLTSCGSGEKADQITSITIEKEDGYLEIGTFVSLKLVGKHDNGSSAIVTEGIKWSVDNEAIARVNETGELLGVDLGTVKVTATLGDLSDSISVTTKIPQSELKISLPEGAIVVDGGTVKLLPKMEHGLTSAPQIDGEIFWSSSDPTLATVDTAGNVALIAPGKVTITAKYEHYQASITFTIGVGVESLQMQASKEQVLAEEEISFTVFAKNRDGSSTDVTDQVQWSVFGNGLERRLENVFIAGPGATTVTVKATYLNASVSYEVKIQNLLRLYVANDYDSTISLHWPNTGAQSYNIYWADQSGVDISSTKKSGLTTTQSSFTGLVPGEDYFFRIAQVRDGVESELSEELKVQLRKNQWKDSIFLESPREGMAVAKLGSLLHLIGGADHEFLYDWNEAIDLDTWSAGEKTAAPYFGRGMATCSDDETVFTFGGLVLDVDNKVVASANSYSSVSNTWTSYPDMQKPRLGAVCAISGNNVYVFGGIDDQVNFVNSIEVLNLSAGIWLSEFEPATPYADMTTSRVEATATVYNGKIYLFGGVENSVLSSVAIYDIATNSWGSATSIPTPRSNMTMIRSGNKVTLMGGYDGNDSAVLNFTTRVDQFDLETDTWKPLSPMPFGRADFGAIEHKGNIYLFGGHYQQQIMSEISYYNIAENRWFPRKIRPQLLAFSSTAVIGDSIYMIGGDTGTSDQTGAVTRYETTTDTWHSVAPMNKQRMLAGAATIDEKIYVVGGYDTFGEISNVEVFDKTTGLWTALAPLPTKRGALRLEAVAGKLYAIGGTGDPKRVDEYDPQTDTWLRKSDLPGSRAGATSVVLNNRIYLIGGTDRDSEYKTVFQYNPTTDHWSSVASTREERYLSDSIVINGRIYVFGGVIGQQVLDSVEVFDPLKNQWQYAADMPIPRHAVLSEFVGNTAYIFGGYTSENLPRRSMNLFE, from the coding sequence ATGAAAGCATTCAGAATGGCTGCACTTCTTTCTTTCCTTTTTCTATCCACTTTACTTACTTCCTGTGGCTCCGGCGAAAAAGCTGACCAGATAACATCTATCACCATAGAAAAAGAAGATGGCTATCTGGAAATTGGTACGTTCGTAAGCCTCAAATTAGTTGGCAAACATGATAACGGCAGTTCAGCCATAGTGACAGAGGGCATTAAGTGGTCCGTCGATAACGAGGCCATTGCCAGGGTAAATGAAACAGGTGAACTGCTGGGTGTAGATCTGGGTACAGTAAAGGTCACGGCGACACTTGGAGATTTATCTGACAGTATTTCGGTGACCACTAAAATCCCGCAATCTGAATTGAAAATATCTCTGCCCGAGGGCGCCATTGTTGTCGATGGAGGCACTGTAAAATTATTGCCTAAGATGGAGCATGGTCTTACGAGTGCGCCACAGATTGATGGCGAGATTTTCTGGAGTAGTTCAGACCCTACTCTGGCAACGGTCGATACCGCTGGCAATGTGGCCTTGATTGCTCCCGGCAAGGTAACGATTACGGCGAAGTACGAGCATTACCAGGCAAGCATCACCTTCACCATTGGTGTCGGCGTTGAAAGTCTGCAGATGCAGGCCAGCAAAGAGCAGGTACTCGCCGAAGAAGAAATCAGTTTTACGGTTTTTGCGAAGAATAGAGATGGTTCGTCTACAGACGTGACGGATCAGGTACAGTGGTCAGTGTTTGGTAACGGACTTGAGCGTAGACTCGAGAACGTTTTTATAGCCGGTCCTGGCGCAACAACTGTTACCGTAAAGGCAACTTATCTGAATGCCAGCGTCAGTTACGAGGTCAAAATTCAAAACTTATTGCGTCTGTATGTAGCGAATGATTACGACAGCACGATTTCGCTACACTGGCCAAACACCGGCGCGCAAAGCTACAACATCTATTGGGCAGACCAGTCGGGCGTTGATATCTCATCCACAAAAAAATCTGGTCTGACGACAACGCAAAGCTCATTCACCGGATTAGTACCGGGAGAAGACTATTTCTTTCGCATTGCACAGGTACGTGATGGAGTTGAAAGTGAGCTCAGCGAAGAATTAAAGGTTCAACTACGAAAAAATCAGTGGAAAGATTCTATTTTTTTGGAATCACCACGCGAAGGTATGGCAGTAGCAAAGCTCGGATCGTTATTGCATTTAATTGGCGGCGCTGATCATGAGTTTCTTTATGACTGGAATGAAGCTATTGATCTCGATACATGGTCCGCGGGCGAAAAAACGGCCGCACCTTATTTCGGCCGAGGCATGGCGACGTGTAGCGATGACGAAACCGTGTTTACCTTCGGAGGTCTTGTGCTGGACGTAGATAATAAGGTCGTCGCTAGTGCAAATAGTTATTCGTCAGTATCCAATACCTGGACGAGCTACCCCGATATGCAAAAGCCGCGTTTAGGTGCCGTATGTGCGATAAGCGGCAACAATGTTTATGTGTTTGGCGGAATCGACGATCAGGTTAATTTTGTCAACTCCATCGAAGTGTTGAACTTATCCGCCGGAATCTGGCTCAGTGAATTTGAGCCAGCAACTCCGTATGCGGATATGACAACGTCAAGAGTTGAAGCTACAGCCACAGTCTATAACGGAAAGATTTATCTTTTTGGCGGTGTTGAAAATAGCGTCCTGTCCAGCGTAGCGATCTATGATATCGCCACTAACAGTTGGGGATCTGCAACGTCTATCCCAACGCCACGTTCCAACATGACCATGATCCGCTCTGGCAACAAGGTAACCCTGATGGGTGGTTATGATGGCAATGATTCTGCAGTACTGAATTTTACCACTCGAGTAGATCAGTTTGATCTTGAAACCGATACCTGGAAACCTCTGAGCCCTATGCCCTTTGGTCGAGCTGATTTTGGCGCAATTGAACACAAGGGAAATATCTATCTGTTTGGTGGACACTATCAGCAACAGATCATGAGTGAAATTTCCTACTACAATATTGCAGAAAATCGCTGGTTTCCACGCAAAATCAGGCCTCAGTTACTGGCATTTTCCTCAACTGCTGTCATCGGTGACTCAATTTACATGATTGGTGGCGACACAGGCACAAGCGATCAGACCGGTGCTGTAACACGATATGAGACCACTACTGATACCTGGCATTCCGTGGCGCCAATGAACAAGCAACGAATGTTGGCTGGCGCTGCCACGATCGACGAAAAAATTTATGTCGTCGGTGGGTATGATACATTTGGTGAAATCTCTAACGTTGAAGTATTCGATAAGACAACCGGTCTGTGGACCGCGCTTGCGCCTTTACCAACAAAAAGAGGCGCGCTAAGACTAGAGGCAGTTGCTGGAAAGCTCTACGCCATTGGTGGAACCGGAGATCCGAAACGAGTGGATGAATATGATCCGCAAACCGACACCTGGCTTAGAAAAAGTGATTTACCCGGTAGCAGAGCTGGTGCGACCAGTGTAGTCCTTAATAATCGTATTTATCTCATTGGTGGCACCGATCGTGATAGTGAATACAAAACAGTATTTCAATACAACCCCACCACCGATCATTGGTCTTCAGTAGCCTCTACCCGTGAGGAGCGTTATTTGTCTGACAGTATCGTCATCAATGGTCGTATCTATGTTTTTGGTGGAGTTATTGGTCAGCAGGTTCTGGATAGTGTAGAAGTATTTGACCCTTTGAAGAACCAGTGGCAATACGCCGCTGATATGCCGATACCGCGACACGCCGTACTGAGTGAGTTTGTAGGTAACACCGCCTATATTTTCGGTGGCTATACCAGTGAAAATTTACCCCGTCGGTCGATGAACTTGTTTGAGTAG
- a CDS encoding acetyltransferase, with protein sequence MPRKIVIWGCGGHGREINYLCEFMGIEVVGYLDERPEFKNRIIDDRPVLGDIRDIDHLVGQVEILCTGVGSPTLKRHFCNKTLASGHCIADAVIHPDVNISNRNSIGKGSVICAGVTMTVNIHIGEHVIVNRNATLGHDVQIGDYATVSPGVNISGNVSIGVGSFIGTGASIQEKIRVGDDSVVGGGAYLRTHVDDNSLFVGVPATFLRKVIP encoded by the coding sequence ATGCCTAGAAAAATAGTGATATGGGGTTGCGGCGGGCACGGACGGGAAATCAACTATCTATGCGAGTTCATGGGTATAGAGGTGGTCGGCTATCTCGACGAACGCCCTGAGTTTAAGAATCGCATTATTGATGACCGCCCGGTGCTTGGTGATATACGAGATATCGATCATCTTGTCGGCCAGGTAGAAATTCTATGCACTGGCGTAGGGTCGCCCACGCTGAAAAGACACTTTTGTAATAAAACGCTGGCAAGTGGACATTGCATTGCTGACGCTGTGATACATCCAGACGTAAACATTTCCAATCGCAACTCCATCGGAAAAGGATCAGTAATTTGTGCAGGCGTAACTATGACCGTGAACATACACATTGGTGAGCACGTCATCGTTAATCGAAACGCGACACTTGGTCATGACGTGCAAATCGGCGACTATGCTACGGTATCGCCCGGTGTGAATATCAGCGGCAATGTCTCCATTGGCGTAGGGAGTTTTATCGGCACAGGTGCTTCAATACAGGAAAAAATTCGTGTAGGAGATGATTCGGTCGTCGGTGGTGGCGCCTATTTGAGGACTCATGTAGACGACAATTCGCTCTTCGTCGGTGTACCGGCAACATTTCTGCGCAAGGTCATCCCTTAA